AAAAAGGGGTAAGGTCAAAATTATGGTGTTGGATGCCGATGCTAAAATCTACGAAGAAGAAAAGCGGCTAAATCTTAAAGAAGGATATCTGGAATTGATGTTCACCAAGACCTTTGCGAATGTTAGACCTTGGTCTGCCGAAAATCCAAATCTTTATACACTTTTGGTTGAGGTTTTGGACAAAAAAGGGAACACCATTGAGGCCACAACACAACAAGTGGGTTTCAGAAACATTAAAATAGAGAATAGCCAATTATTGGTTAATGGCAAACCCGTTTTGCTGAAAGGTGTGAATCTGCATGATCATCATGAAACAAAGGGCCATGTAGTGGATGCAGCCCTGACGATGAAGGACTTTCAGGTGATGAAGCAAAACAATGTCAATGCCATTCGTTGCAGTCATTATCCCAAAGACCCGCATTTTTACCAAATGGCAACTACTTATGGGTTTTATGTCATTGATGAAGCCAACATCGAGACCCATGGCATGGGAACCACCAACCAAGGCCTGGACAATAATGAAGAGGCCAAGGCCGTCCATCCAGCCTATTTGCCCGAATGGAAGGCCATGCACCTGGATCGAACCATACGGATGTACGAAAGGGATAAAAACCATCCGTGCATTATTGCTTGGTCATTGGGGAATGAAGCTGGCAATGGTGAAAATTTCCATGCCACCTACAACTGGCTCAAAGAAAGGGACAGTACCAGACCGGTACAATACGAAGGGGCCACCAGTTATGAAAACACCGATATTCAAGCACCAATGTACTGGTCCATAGAGCGTATGATTAAATACGCGGAGGAAGATGGCAGCCGTCCTTTGATCCAATGCGAATATGCGCATGCCATGGGCAATAGTGTTGGCAATCTGAAGGATTACTGGGATGTCATTGAAACGTATGACATTATGCAAGGCGGCTTTATTTGGGATTGGGTCGATCAAGGTATTTTGACCCAAAACGAAGAAGGGGAGCAGTACTGGGCCTACGGTGGTGATTTGGGGGGTGAAAATATTCATAACGACAAAAATTTCTGTCTTAATGGAATCGTAAATCCGGACAGGTCGGCACATCCGGCATTGTACGAGGTGAAAAAGGTTTACCAGTATATCAAGTTTAAACTTGCTGATTTGGCCTCCACAAAAATTCGTATAGAAAACAGATATGATTTCACCAACTTAAAACAATTTGATTTTGAATGGATACTTCTTGAAAATGGTGAGGAAATGGCTTCAGGAAAACTTCCTGAACTTGATGTATCCCCCTATGGGGCAAAAGAACTTCAAATTACACTTCCTGATTTGAGTGATGACAAGGCAGAATACCTGCTCAATCTCTATGCAAAAACCAAGACCCAAACAGATTTGGTTCCTAAGGGTCATATTTTGGCCTTTGAACAATTGGCATTGTCCAACTATTCGTTCAATGTGGCGGTAATGGATAAGGCCAAGCTGGAACTGGTAACAACGGACAGTGTCTTAACCATCAGTGGAGATGCATTTAAACTACAATTTGACAAAACTTCGGGCAAGCTTGCCTATCTGGATTATGGCAATGGAAATTTGCTTCAGCAAGGTATTGTTCCCAATTTTTGGAGGGCTACGACCGATAATGACTTTGGGTTTAAAATGCCAAAAAAGTTGAGGGTTTGGAAAGAAGCCAGTCAAAACCAAAATTTAAGGCAGATGCAACATAAAAAACATAAAGACGGAACGGTTGAGGTCAACGTTGACTTTGAGCTTCCATCGGTTGATGCCATGTTGCAAATACAATATCGGATAGCCGAAAATGGCAACATTAAAGTATCCTCAAACCTGAACGGGGTTTCTTCTGAATTGCCCATGTTGCCACGTTTTGGAACAAACTTCATTATCAATAAGGAATTTGACAACGTAAGTTGGTACGGTCGGGGTCCGCATGAAAATTACCAAGATCGAAACACTTCTGCTTTGATTGGTAGATACAACGCTGCGGTTTCGGAGTTATACTTTCCCTATTCCCGGCCCCAGGAAAATGGATACAAGACAGATGTACGTTGGGTACGCTTTACAAACGACCAGGGCAGAGGTCTAAAAATCACGACGTCAAGCGCTTTTAGTTTTAGTGCCCATCATCAATTGAACAGTGATTTTGATGCAGGTGAGAGCAAACAACAGCGGCATACCACGGATATTAAGGAAAGGAATTTGGTCAACATCAATATTGACAAGGTTCAAATGGGCGTTGGCGGGGACACAAGCTGGGGGAGGTTGCCCCATGAGCAATATCGGATCAAAGCAAGGGACTTGGAATTCAGTTATTTTATTTCTCCCATAAAGGAAAAGTAGGCCATGAAAATTTTTAGATTGTTCCATCTGTTTACGTTACTGATTTTGCTTTTTTCCTCATGTAGGGAAAAAGAGCAAAACAATCGTTCGGAAAACGAGTCAAAAAAACCAAACATCATCTACATCATGGCGGATGATTTGGGTTACGGAGACCTGGGAATATATGGCCAAAACAAGATAAAAACCCCCCGATTAGATCAGATGGCCCAAGAGGGCATGATGTTTACCCAGCATTATGCGGGTTCAACGGTGTGCATGCCTTCCAGAGCTTCTTTAATGACGGGGTACCACACTGGGCATTCAACGGTGAGGGGCAACCCCAGGTGGACGTTTACCGGTAGTGCGGTCGATCTATCGTTGCAAGATGTTACCGTTGCCGAAGAATTAAAAAGGGCCGGTTATACGACCGGACTCATTGGAAAATGGGGGTTGGCCGAGAAGGACCTGACCAGCATGCCCAACAATCAAGGGTTCGATTATTTCTATGGATATCGAAAGCATAAAACGGCACACTATTATTATCCGGATACCCTATACCGCAACAATAAGGCCATTGCAACAGGTAATAAGGTGCATGAGAAGGAAGGAACCTACTCCCATGACTCCTTTGCGGAAGACGCGCTCGATTATATAAAAAAGAATAAAGACACGACCTTCTTTCTGTACTTGGCATTCACTATCCCGCATTATGAACTGGAAGTACCCGAAGATTCCAAGGCGCCATACAAAAAATTGAATTGGGAAGAGCGCACCCTACCCTCAAGAAAAGGGGGGTATCAGCATGATGAAGATGGCAACGCCACCTACGCGGGAATGGTTTCCAGGATGGATATGCATGTAGGCCAATTATTGGATATGTTGAAGGAATTGGGCATCGATAAAAATACCCTGGTCATTTTTACAAGTGACAATGGCCATGAATATGACCGTGGATTCTTCAATAGCAATGGGGGTTTTCAAGGGCGAAAACGGGATTTATACGATGGTGGTATTCGAATCCCATTTATTGCCAGATGGCCAGAAACCGTACCCGCCAATAGTACTACCGAACACATTTCCGCTTTTTGGGATTTTCTTCCCACGGCCTGCGAAATAGCGGGCGTAGCACCTACTGAAAAAGACCTTGATGGCATATCGTATTTACCAACACTTTTAGGGAATGATGAAAATCAAAGCAAACACGATTACCTCTATTGGGAGTTCAATGAAGGAAAAGGACCTGTTCAAGGCATTAGAAAAGACCAATGGAAAGCGGTAAAATATCTTGGAAAACCGGTAGAGCTTTACCATATCGTGGAAGACCCGGGAGAGGAAAAAGACCTTGCCGAATCCATGCCCGAATTGGCCGGAGAAATGGGTGAAATCATAAAAAATGCAAGAACCCCCGATCCTAATTTTTTGTTGGATTACCATCCACGTGTCAAAAAAAAGAATAAAAAATAAATGGGAAAATTTACAACTTTACTCGCCCTGATCTTACTTTTTAGCTGCGCCGAAAAGAAAAAAGAAGCTGAATCCATCCAACAGTATAACATCCTTTGGATTGTCGCTGACGATCTTGGCACCGATTTGGGTTGTTATGGGACAGACATCATCCATACGCCAAATCTTGATCAATTGGCCTCAGAATCCATTCGCTATACGAATTTGAATACGGTAACCGCCGTCTGCTCGCCAAGCCGTTCCTCTTTGATCACTGGCATGTACCCGGTCACACTTGGCGTACACCAGCATAGGACACAGTTTAAGAAAGTGCTTCCGGAAGGTGTACAGCCCATAACGGAGTACTTCAAGGAAGCGGGATATTTTGTGACCAACGGAAGGGGAAATCCTGAGGATAAGGGCGGTAAAACCGATTACAATTTTAAATACAAAGCTTCCGAAATGTACCAAGCCGGGCATTGGAGCAAGCGAGAGGAAGGACAACGGTTCTTTTCGCAGATACAAATTTTCTTTCCACATAGACCGTTCCATAAAGATTCACTGAACCCTATAGATCCGGACAAAGTGGAGCTACCCCCTTACTATCCCAACCATGAATTGTTGCGAAAAGATTGGGCCCTATATCTGGAGACCGTTCAATTGGTAGATCAAAAAGTTGGGGAAATCATGGATCACTTAAAAGAAGAAGGCATTTTAGAAAACACGGTCGTATTCTTTTTTGGGGACCAGGGCAGGCCGCATGTTAGGGCAAAGCAATTTTTGTACAATGCCGGTACGAGTACCCCATTAATGGTCAGATGGCCAAATGGAAAAGGTGCGGGTACGGTGGATGATCGATTGGTCAGCAATGTAGATATCCCAGTAGCCGCCATGAATTTAGCAAAGGTGCCCATTCCCGGCCATATTCAAGGTAAGGACTTTCTTAATGCTGTTGAAAGGAAGTATATATTCACAATGCGCGACCGACGGGACGAAACGGTAGACCGCATACGATCCGTTAGAAACAAGAAATTCAAATACATCAAAAATTATTATCCAGATAGGCCTTATATGCAGCCAAATGTGTACAAGGACAATCGTTATCCGGCCCGACCCCTGTTGCGCCTGTTGTACGAACAGGGCAAGTTGAACGAAACACAGTCCCTTTTTGTTTCTGAAAGTAGACCAGCGGAAGAACTTTACGATTTGGAAAACGATCCGCATGAAGTCAACAATTTGGCCAACAATCCCGATTATGCCGCTACTTTGGAAACCATGCGAACCGTATTGGAAGAATGGGTGGCCGAAAATGATAAAGGAATCTATCCGGAAGATCAAAAAGAGATCGATCACGCCCATGGATTGATGATGGGTCGAAGGGCGAAAATGTTGAAGGAAAGAAATTTGGATGATGACGTTACCCACCAAGAAATGGTTGATTACTGGATGAAACGTTATGAATTGGAATAAATGAAACAAATTTCAGGTCTAAATAGCGCCAAAATAGCGGCCCTTATTTTAGTGATGCTGTCCGGTTGTAAAAGCAAACCGGAAAAAGAAATGGCGGTCAACACAAAAACCCCTCCAAACATTGTGCTTATCAATGTTGATGATATGGGCTGGATGGACACGGAGCCTTACGGCACTACCTTTTATCAAACCCCAAATATTTCAAGATTGTCGGACATGGGTATAACCTTTTCCAGAGGGTATGCAGGGGCCGCAAATTGCGCTCCCAGTCGTGCTTGTCTCCTGAGTGGTATGAACACCCCCAGGCATGGTATCTACACTGTGGGCAATTCTGATCGGGGCAACAAAAAAACCCGAAAATTGATTCCGATTCCGAATACCACTGTATTGCATGATTCCGTGGTGTCTTTGGCGGAAATGCTTGCTGATGTGGGCTATACCTCGGGTAGTTTTGGCAAATGGCATTTGGGGCGTGATTCGCGAAGTCAGGGATTTGATATCAATTTTGGAGGTGAAGAGCGTGGCAATCCCGGCAAAAATGGTTATTTCGCCCCCTACAACCTTGCTGACCCAAAACTCAAAAATGCTCCGGAAGGTGAAAATTTGACCGATAGATTGACCACTGAAGCCATCGGTTTTATGAAATCCGCAGAAAACAAGCCCTTTTTTGCTTACGTTACCTATTACGCCGTACACACACCGCTTGCGACAACCCCTGAACTGCAAGCCAAATACGAAAAACTGGGCAATGGGTTGCAGAACAATGCAACATTCGCCGGTATGGTGGAGACGGTCGATAACAACGTGGGTCGAATAATCGATTTCCTTGAAAGTGAATCCCTATTGGAAAACACCTTGGTTATTTTTACCTCGGATAATGGCGGCATTCGCGACATCAGCAGCCAGTACCCATTACGTGGCGGTAAAGGATCTTACTATGAAGGCGGTATCCGTGTGCCTTTCATATTTGTATGGAAGGATCAAATAGCTTCAGGTTCGGCCACAAGCCATATGATATCAAATCTTGATATTTATCCCACATTGAAGGAAATTTCGGGAAGTGCCCTGGGCAATGAATTTTTAGACGGTCGGTCAATACTTCCCCTGCTCAAAGGGGACAGGATTTTGGAAAAGGATTTGTATTTCCATTTTCCAATTTACTTGCAGGCCTACAATCGAAAAACCGATGACGGACGCGACCCCTTATTCCGTACCAGGCCAGGTTCCGCACTCATATCGGGCGACTGGAAACTGCACCATTACTACGAGGACAACACCCTGGAGTTGTATAATTTAAAGAAAGATATTGGCGAGCGTACCAATTTGGTGGAATCCAATCCGGAAAAAGCAAAGGAGCTCCATAGTAGGATGCAAAATTGGATAAACCGAAACGAAGCCCCTATCCCAACCGAACCAAATCCTGATTACGTCGAAGGATTCAATCCCAATAAAAAATGAAAAAAGTACTTCGTTCAGTAGCTATACTCCTTTTGTTGGCCGCCTGTAATTCAGTAACCAAGCAAGCTCCAAAAGAACAGAGGCCAAATATAATCGTCATTCTATTGGATGATGCCGGTTATGTTGATTTTGGATTTATGGGCAGTGAGGATTTGGAAACCCCAAACATTGATGCCCTGGCAAAATCGGGAACCGTTTTTACAGATGCCCACGTTTCGGCAACGGTATGCGCCCCTTCAAGGGCCGGTCTCATTACCGGAATCTACCAACAACGTTTTGGATTTGAGGCAAACGGTACAGGTGATGCACAATCCGGAGATTTAGGTCTTGCGGATGATGTTACTACAATGGCAGAGGTTTTAAAAGAAGGGGGCTATACTACTATCGCACTGGGCAAGTGGCATTTGGGCGGAACCCCAACCGACCATCCCAACCAAAGGGGATTTGACGAATTCTACGGTTTTTTAACGGGAAGCAGGTCCTATTTTCCGCTTGAAAACCCAAATGAATATCGAATGCTACAGCATAATGGTAAGCGGATCGCATTTGAAGGCTATATGACGGATGTTTTGGGTGACGCTTCCGTAAGGTATGTCAAAGAAAACAAAGACAGTCCCTTTTTTATGTATTTGGCCTACAATGCAGTGCATACCCCCATGCATGCCAAAGAAGAACATTTGAAAAAATATGAGGGCCATCCAAGGAAGGAATTGGCTGCAATGACCTGGTCCCTTGATGAAAATATTGGCAGGCTTCAACAAGAACTCAAATCGCTCGGTATTGCCGAGAACACTTTAATTTTCTTTTTAAGTGATAATGGGGGTGCACATAACAACCAATCCAGCAGTGGACCACTAAAAGGCTGGAAAGGGAGCAAATTTGAAGGTGGGCATCGGATTCCTTTTGTGGTGAGTTGGCCTAAAAAAATTGAAGGGGGAGGTATGTTTGGAGGGCTCACTTCATCACTGGATATTTTTGCTACCGCTGTTGCAGCCGCCGCTATTCCTCTTGAAGAACTACCCGAATTGGACGGGGTTGATCTGATGCCTTTTTTGATTGGTGAAAAAAAGGGCAATCCACACAAACAACTTTTTTGGAGAAAACTGGAAGAAACGGCCGCTCGAAGTGGAGATCATAAACTCATAAGGTTGGACGATTTTGGCCATGTCCTGTATGACTTGAACAAGGATTTGGGGGAAACACAGGATCTTTCCAAAGAAAGACCTGAGGAACTCAACGCAATCCTGCAAAAGTTGGAATCTTGGGAGCATACCCTTTTAGAACCACTATGGGTAGAGGGAAGGGATTGGATGGATGTCACCTATCACGTTCACAAACAGTTGATGACCAACGATACCATTTACTATAAAAGCCCCGGTGGAATGAAGGGGTATTTGGAAAAACAAAAAAATGATGATGGGAATAACTAAAAACCTTCTTATAACTATTGGCGTTACCGCCATTGCATTAGGCTGTGGACAGCAGGAAAAATCATCCGAAACGACTGAGGGATCGAGCAATGACTCCAAACCTAATGTTATTATATTTTATATTGATGACTTGGGCTATGGCGACGTAGGAGCTTATGGTTCACCAGCAGTGTCAACACCCAATATTGATAAAATGGCTGCTAACGGACTTCGATTGACCGATGCACACAGCGGTTCGGCAACCTGTACGCCTTCTCGATATTCATTGCTTACGGGCACCTATGCATTTAGGAACGATGTATCCATCTTACCTGGTGATGCTCCACTGCTCATTGATCCGGAAATGCCCACACTGCCAAAAATGCTTCAGGAGGCGGGATATAAAACCGCAGTTGTTGGCAAATGGCACTTAGGGCTTGGCAGTGGCGATATAGATTGGAACAAAGAGGTTGCTCCAGGTCCCCGTGAAGTTGGTTTTGATTACAGTTTTTTGATTCCGGCAACGGGAGATAGGGTGCCCACGGTATATTTGGAGGACCAAAAAGTGGTCAATGCCGATCCCAATGATCCCATTGCGGTGAACTATAGAAAAGATTTGGGCGGCTACCCCAATGGAATCGACCGACCGGACTTAAGATGGCAACAGGCGGATAAACAACACAGTGGTACTATTGTTAACGGAATCAGCCGTATAGGATACATGAGCGGGGGAGAAAAGGCACTTTGGGTAGATGAGGACTTTCCCGAATTGTTGGTTGACAAGTGCAAAACGTTTATTTCCTCTGCCAAGAACGAACCCTTCTTTTTGTTCTTTTCCTACCATGATATTCATGTGCCCAGAATGCCAAACGAACAGTTTAAGGGCACCAGTAAAATGGGGCTTCGAGGGGATGTTATTGCCCAAATGGACTGGAGCACGGGTCAAATCATGGACTTTTTAAAAGCTCAAGGCCTGGAGGAAAACACCCTGGTCATTTTTACCAGTGATAATGGCCCTGTTTTGAATGATGGGTACGAGGATGGATCCATGGAAAAATTAGGTGATCATAAACCTGGTGGCCCGTTTTCGGGCGGAAAATACAGTGCCCTTGAGGCAGGAACCAGAGTGCCAACTATAGTGCATTGGCCCGGCAAAGTCAAAGAAGGTGTTTCCGGAGCACTCGTTTCCCAGACCGATTTCTATGCTTCCATTGCAAGTTTGGTCAACCATAAGTTGAAAGACCAAGAAGCAATGGATAGCGAAAACGTAATGCCGGCCCTTTTGGGAACAAGTTTGGAGGGCAGGGAATTTCTGTTGGAAGAGTCTTTTACCCTGGGCTTGCGCCATAAGAATTGGAAATACGTTCAGCCTACCAAAAAGGGAAGCCCCGGTTTTATTACGCACATCAAAAACATAAGAGCCGGGGGATCGGCAGAAGAGCAATTATTCAATTTGTCCAGGGATACCTCCGAACAAAAGAACATTGCCCAAGATCATCCCCAAGTTGTGGCGGAAATGAAGGAAAGGCTTGACCTGATCATTGGTGATGAAAAATCAAATAACACCAAAAAGTAAATTGTTCATTGGCATTGTTTTAGGTATCGGTTATCCCGGTTCTTTGCCAGTTACAACTGTCAATAGGAAAGCTAAAACATGAAACCAGATCGTCTTTTTTAAATTTTGAATTTAATCAATGAGTGCCGATTTAAAAACCATAAATTTTAATGCTGTCGTGAATGACAAGAAGGTTACTCTTTTTACCATAAGGAATTCCCATGGGCTTGAGGCGAAGTTTTCAAATTATGGGCAGCATTTGATCGCACTTTGGGTACCGGACAAAGAAGGAAATAGGGAAGATGTGGTTTTGGGTTGCCCCTCAATAGATGATTACATGGATGAAAAAGCCCAATATTTGGGGGCTTTTATTGGTCGCTACGCAAATCGTATTTCAGAGGCGGCATTTTTTATCGACAACAAGATGTACCGACTTCAAAAGAACAATGGTAAAAACCATTTACACGGAGGATACTTTGGTTTTAATAAAAAGGTATGGGAAGCGGAACAAATTGATGATTCCAAAATACAATTCAATGGTATTTCAATGGATGGGGACCAAGGTTACCCTGGTAATCTTGAAACAAGGGTCGAATATATGCTGACCGAAGAAAATGCCCTTCAAATCGACTATTGGGCCCGTACGGACAAACCTACACATGTCAACTTTACCAACCATTCATTTTTTAATTTAACGGGCAATACCAAGAACAATATACTTTCCCATGAATTGATCATTAATGCGGATTTTTACCATCCGGTAAACCAAAACCTTATCCCCAAAGGACTGGCCCAAAAAGTAAAAGGGACCCCCTTTGATTTTAGAACGGGTAAAAGGATTGGAAAGGATATTTTGAGTGAACACGACCAGATTGCCTTGTGCAAGGGTTACGATCATAACTTTGTGTTGGGGAAAGAACCAAAAGGCAAGCAGGGACTTCGTTTTGCAGCAAAGGTAACTGAACCGGAAAGTGGACGCGTACTTGATGTCTTTACGACCGAACCAGGGCTTCAATTGTTTACCGGCAATTATTTTGATGGCAGCCTGAAGGGGAAATACGGAAAGGGATACGACCCCTATATTGGATTTTGTTTGGAAACACAACATTTTCCGAACAGTCCCAACCGTCCGGATTTTCCCAAAACCCTGTTGCACCCAGACAGGGAATACCGTTCAACAACAATGTATCGGTTTTCAACGAGCGCTGTTTCAGATAAGGACAAATCAAAGCATTAAAAAAGACAATATCGAGGATGAATGAAATAACCATAGCTTCTCCTGGCAGAATCAACTTGATTGGAGAACACACCGATTACAATGATGGATATGTCTTGCCGGCCGCAATTGACAAATGCATCTACATGACCCTAAAAACCAATGGCACAAAAAGCAGATGTACCATAAGGAGTAAGGGCTTCGACAATATTTTGGTTGCTGATCTTTTTGATCTGAAACCTGGGACCGAAGGTTGGCATAATTATGTGCTGGGAGTTTTAAGTGAACTTCAGTTGCTAACCCAAAGTGTAAAGGGTTTTGACTGCGAGATGGAAACCAACGTTCCGGTTGGTTCCGGGGTGAGTTCATCGGCAGCCCTGGAATGTGGTCTGGCTTTTGGCTTGAATATATTATTTGAACTAGGTATTGATGACTGGGAGATAATCAAATTGGGGCAGCGTGCAGAGCACAATTTTGTAGGCACCCAATGCGGCATTATGGATCAATTTGCATCGGTGATGGGCAAAAAGGACCATGTTATGCTTTTGGACTGCCAATCACTTGATTACCATTACATTCCTGCCAAAATAAGCCCTTACGTGATTTTGATGCTCAACACCAATGTTACGCATAACCTTTCGACCAGTGGGTATAATACCAGACGGGAAGAAAGCGCATCGGGACTCAAAATCATTACCGAACGCTTTGGAG
The sequence above is a segment of the Muricauda sp. SCSIO 64092 genome. Coding sequences within it:
- a CDS encoding sulfatase family protein, with product MMMGITKNLLITIGVTAIALGCGQQEKSSETTEGSSNDSKPNVIIFYIDDLGYGDVGAYGSPAVSTPNIDKMAANGLRLTDAHSGSATCTPSRYSLLTGTYAFRNDVSILPGDAPLLIDPEMPTLPKMLQEAGYKTAVVGKWHLGLGSGDIDWNKEVAPGPREVGFDYSFLIPATGDRVPTVYLEDQKVVNADPNDPIAVNYRKDLGGYPNGIDRPDLRWQQADKQHSGTIVNGISRIGYMSGGEKALWVDEDFPELLVDKCKTFISSAKNEPFFLFFSYHDIHVPRMPNEQFKGTSKMGLRGDVIAQMDWSTGQIMDFLKAQGLEENTLVIFTSDNGPVLNDGYEDGSMEKLGDHKPGGPFSGGKYSALEAGTRVPTIVHWPGKVKEGVSGALVSQTDFYASIASLVNHKLKDQEAMDSENVMPALLGTSLEGREFLLEESFTLGLRHKNWKYVQPTKKGSPGFITHIKNIRAGGSAEEQLFNLSRDTSEQKNIAQDHPQVVAEMKERLDLIIGDEKSNNTKK
- a CDS encoding glycoside hydrolase family 2 TIM barrel-domain containing protein, with the translated sequence MTKERFLFLYAISTVLLFGGHLSAQVAPHPSSDGWTDPEWENPEVFQINREYPTATFYSFLNAEDALMGAGWKDSPNYLSLNGEWNFFYADSVQARPKDFYKEGFELDGWDTISVPSNWEMQGFGIPIYTNIKYVFPKNPPFIAHELNNNGSYRRTFDLPKSWGDKELYLHFAGVSGAMYVWLNGEFVGYNEGSKTAAEFNITKMARPGKNTVAVQVFRWSDASYMEDQDFWRLSGIERDVYIRAKNEVALNDIVLRADLINGYKDGALEVAVKLQNTSSSRKRGKVKIMVLDADAKIYEEEKRLNLKEGYLELMFTKTFANVRPWSAENPNLYTLLVEVLDKKGNTIEATTQQVGFRNIKIENSQLLVNGKPVLLKGVNLHDHHETKGHVVDAALTMKDFQVMKQNNVNAIRCSHYPKDPHFYQMATTYGFYVIDEANIETHGMGTTNQGLDNNEEAKAVHPAYLPEWKAMHLDRTIRMYERDKNHPCIIAWSLGNEAGNGENFHATYNWLKERDSTRPVQYEGATSYENTDIQAPMYWSIERMIKYAEEDGSRPLIQCEYAHAMGNSVGNLKDYWDVIETYDIMQGGFIWDWVDQGILTQNEEGEQYWAYGGDLGGENIHNDKNFCLNGIVNPDRSAHPALYEVKKVYQYIKFKLADLASTKIRIENRYDFTNLKQFDFEWILLENGEEMASGKLPELDVSPYGAKELQITLPDLSDDKAEYLLNLYAKTKTQTDLVPKGHILAFEQLALSNYSFNVAVMDKAKLELVTTDSVLTISGDAFKLQFDKTSGKLAYLDYGNGNLLQQGIVPNFWRATTDNDFGFKMPKKLRVWKEASQNQNLRQMQHKKHKDGTVEVNVDFELPSVDAMLQIQYRIAENGNIKVSSNLNGVSSELPMLPRFGTNFIINKEFDNVSWYGRGPHENYQDRNTSALIGRYNAAVSELYFPYSRPQENGYKTDVRWVRFTNDQGRGLKITTSSAFSFSAHHQLNSDFDAGESKQQRHTTDIKERNLVNINIDKVQMGVGGDTSWGRLPHEQYRIKARDLEFSYFISPIKEK
- a CDS encoding arylsulfatase, with amino-acid sequence MKIFRLFHLFTLLILLFSSCREKEQNNRSENESKKPNIIYIMADDLGYGDLGIYGQNKIKTPRLDQMAQEGMMFTQHYAGSTVCMPSRASLMTGYHTGHSTVRGNPRWTFTGSAVDLSLQDVTVAEELKRAGYTTGLIGKWGLAEKDLTSMPNNQGFDYFYGYRKHKTAHYYYPDTLYRNNKAIATGNKVHEKEGTYSHDSFAEDALDYIKKNKDTTFFLYLAFTIPHYELEVPEDSKAPYKKLNWEERTLPSRKGGYQHDEDGNATYAGMVSRMDMHVGQLLDMLKELGIDKNTLVIFTSDNGHEYDRGFFNSNGGFQGRKRDLYDGGIRIPFIARWPETVPANSTTEHISAFWDFLPTACEIAGVAPTEKDLDGISYLPTLLGNDENQSKHDYLYWEFNEGKGPVQGIRKDQWKAVKYLGKPVELYHIVEDPGEEKDLAESMPELAGEMGEIIKNARTPDPNFLLDYHPRVKKKNKK
- a CDS encoding sulfatase; this translates as MGKFTTLLALILLFSCAEKKKEAESIQQYNILWIVADDLGTDLGCYGTDIIHTPNLDQLASESIRYTNLNTVTAVCSPSRSSLITGMYPVTLGVHQHRTQFKKVLPEGVQPITEYFKEAGYFVTNGRGNPEDKGGKTDYNFKYKASEMYQAGHWSKREEGQRFFSQIQIFFPHRPFHKDSLNPIDPDKVELPPYYPNHELLRKDWALYLETVQLVDQKVGEIMDHLKEEGILENTVVFFFGDQGRPHVRAKQFLYNAGTSTPLMVRWPNGKGAGTVDDRLVSNVDIPVAAMNLAKVPIPGHIQGKDFLNAVERKYIFTMRDRRDETVDRIRSVRNKKFKYIKNYYPDRPYMQPNVYKDNRYPARPLLRLLYEQGKLNETQSLFVSESRPAEELYDLENDPHEVNNLANNPDYAATLETMRTVLEEWVAENDKGIYPEDQKEIDHAHGLMMGRRAKMLKERNLDDDVTHQEMVDYWMKRYELE
- a CDS encoding sulfatase, with amino-acid sequence MKQISGLNSAKIAALILVMLSGCKSKPEKEMAVNTKTPPNIVLINVDDMGWMDTEPYGTTFYQTPNISRLSDMGITFSRGYAGAANCAPSRACLLSGMNTPRHGIYTVGNSDRGNKKTRKLIPIPNTTVLHDSVVSLAEMLADVGYTSGSFGKWHLGRDSRSQGFDINFGGEERGNPGKNGYFAPYNLADPKLKNAPEGENLTDRLTTEAIGFMKSAENKPFFAYVTYYAVHTPLATTPELQAKYEKLGNGLQNNATFAGMVETVDNNVGRIIDFLESESLLENTLVIFTSDNGGIRDISSQYPLRGGKGSYYEGGIRVPFIFVWKDQIASGSATSHMISNLDIYPTLKEISGSALGNEFLDGRSILPLLKGDRILEKDLYFHFPIYLQAYNRKTDDGRDPLFRTRPGSALISGDWKLHHYYEDNTLELYNLKKDIGERTNLVESNPEKAKELHSRMQNWINRNEAPIPTEPNPDYVEGFNPNKK
- a CDS encoding sulfatase-like hydrolase/transferase, with product MKKVLRSVAILLLLAACNSVTKQAPKEQRPNIIVILLDDAGYVDFGFMGSEDLETPNIDALAKSGTVFTDAHVSATVCAPSRAGLITGIYQQRFGFEANGTGDAQSGDLGLADDVTTMAEVLKEGGYTTIALGKWHLGGTPTDHPNQRGFDEFYGFLTGSRSYFPLENPNEYRMLQHNGKRIAFEGYMTDVLGDASVRYVKENKDSPFFMYLAYNAVHTPMHAKEEHLKKYEGHPRKELAAMTWSLDENIGRLQQELKSLGIAENTLIFFLSDNGGAHNNQSSSGPLKGWKGSKFEGGHRIPFVVSWPKKIEGGGMFGGLTSSLDIFATAVAAAAIPLEELPELDGVDLMPFLIGEKKGNPHKQLFWRKLEETAARSGDHKLIRLDDFGHVLYDLNKDLGETQDLSKERPEELNAILQKLESWEHTLLEPLWVEGRDWMDVTYHVHKQLMTNDTIYYKSPGGMKGYLEKQKNDDGNN
- a CDS encoding aldose epimerase family protein, with protein sequence MSADLKTINFNAVVNDKKVTLFTIRNSHGLEAKFSNYGQHLIALWVPDKEGNREDVVLGCPSIDDYMDEKAQYLGAFIGRYANRISEAAFFIDNKMYRLQKNNGKNHLHGGYFGFNKKVWEAEQIDDSKIQFNGISMDGDQGYPGNLETRVEYMLTEENALQIDYWARTDKPTHVNFTNHSFFNLTGNTKNNILSHELIINADFYHPVNQNLIPKGLAQKVKGTPFDFRTGKRIGKDILSEHDQIALCKGYDHNFVLGKEPKGKQGLRFAAKVTEPESGRVLDVFTTEPGLQLFTGNYFDGSLKGKYGKGYDPYIGFCLETQHFPNSPNRPDFPKTLLHPDREYRSTTMYRFSTSAVSDKDKSKH